From Paenibacillus sp. V4I7, one genomic window encodes:
- a CDS encoding AraC family transcriptional regulator, producing MRNKIFFNGQSIVLTWMISYIVILLLPVAIGLLLYMESSKTLKEEIQQANDSLLKQVREIMDNQFKAMEQLNFEITWNVGVQELLYSNKYEAFPKEYRYDAYQISRVLSMYKTSYPLIDSFYIYLNKDQSAILPTTVRTKNFAYETLHMSDAFSFSSWQDIVTRSNFKGFIPMYRIGDDNKLQKTVAYISTYPQEHNKPLATNVIMVDQSRIIGAIQNMEIFNKGHVLILNNENQILASNSTDSLPADFPFDKLESSSNFYYTDSSGEKYEVFNIQSPRSKLKYVSMMPSTVYWKKASHIRNLTYTSMAISLLGGGILTYVFLRRNYNPVRRLVQAFSKKQTLQSRRRYNEFHFIQEAVDNTLIEIADFKSKMEQQRHIVRSHFIEKLLKGKLDSQIPIDEALTTFEMKLDRQDFAVMLFVVDKSEPFFERINHTPEGDKWKLLQFIIMNVVEELLSERHRGYAAEIDDTLACLVNLTMEDGYSSKLELLRIADKAQTFLSSTYDIHLTISISSIHERIANVPQAFLEALDSMAFKLVMGGPEILSYDDLQANVTCESNTGYYYPTQIEQQFMYAVKLGELEEAQLILTEIMNKNFDNPGISVSLTKCLMLNLVTTMMKSISETGDIQESFFIRNPKLLDRLLCSKTVQDMQLQLSEMLEQVCAYTSAKRQHTISHTRQKALQQLVNEVTAYIEHNYTDANLNVTMIGIHFNRKATYLSKLFKDYVGEGLLDRINKVRIEKSKQLLGQQEQSVGDAAYGVGFNDINAFIRVFKKVEGITPGKYKELIEK from the coding sequence ATGCGGAATAAAATCTTCTTTAATGGACAAAGTATCGTCTTAACGTGGATGATTTCCTATATCGTCATTCTACTTTTACCTGTGGCGATCGGCTTATTATTGTACATGGAATCCAGTAAAACACTGAAGGAAGAAATTCAGCAAGCCAATGATTCTCTTTTAAAACAAGTTCGGGAAATTATGGACAATCAGTTTAAAGCCATGGAACAACTGAACTTCGAGATTACGTGGAATGTAGGCGTCCAGGAGCTGCTCTATTCGAATAAATATGAAGCATTTCCCAAAGAATATAGATATGATGCTTATCAAATCTCACGTGTCCTTTCCATGTACAAAACCTCCTACCCGCTAATTGATTCTTTCTATATTTATTTGAATAAAGATCAATCCGCTATTCTTCCTACCACCGTTAGAACAAAAAACTTTGCCTATGAAACTTTACATATGAGCGATGCTTTCTCTTTCTCTTCCTGGCAAGATATTGTGACCCGAAGCAATTTCAAAGGCTTTATTCCCATGTACCGGATTGGTGACGATAACAAGCTGCAAAAAACGGTAGCTTACATCAGCACATACCCACAAGAGCATAATAAACCACTGGCTACCAATGTCATTATGGTCGATCAGTCACGTATTATTGGCGCCATTCAAAATATGGAAATTTTCAACAAAGGTCACGTACTTATCCTAAATAATGAAAATCAAATTTTAGCTTCCAACTCCACAGATTCACTTCCTGCCGATTTTCCTTTTGATAAATTAGAGAGCTCGTCTAACTTCTATTACACCGATTCTAGTGGCGAGAAATATGAAGTTTTCAATATTCAGTCACCTCGTTCCAAACTAAAATATGTGTCTATGATGCCCAGCACTGTGTATTGGAAAAAAGCCTCTCACATCCGCAACCTGACTTATACGAGCATGGCGATCAGTTTGCTTGGTGGGGGTATCCTGACCTACGTATTTCTAAGAAGGAATTACAATCCAGTACGTCGGTTGGTTCAAGCATTTTCCAAAAAACAGACCCTACAATCCCGTCGAAGATATAATGAATTTCATTTCATACAAGAAGCCGTGGACAATACATTAATCGAAATTGCCGATTTCAAGAGTAAAATGGAGCAGCAGCGGCATATTGTCCGCTCCCACTTTATCGAAAAGCTGCTGAAAGGAAAACTAGACAGCCAAATTCCTATCGATGAGGCCTTAACAACCTTTGAAATGAAACTAGACCGGCAGGATTTTGCCGTCATGCTATTTGTTGTCGATAAGAGTGAACCCTTTTTTGAACGAATTAACCATACGCCCGAAGGGGACAAATGGAAACTTCTTCAATTTATTATTATGAATGTCGTGGAGGAGCTGTTATCGGAGCGGCACCGCGGTTATGCAGCCGAAATTGACGATACCCTTGCTTGTTTAGTCAATTTAACCATGGAGGATGGATATAGCTCCAAGCTGGAGTTACTTAGAATCGCAGACAAAGCGCAAACTTTCCTCTCATCGACCTATGACATTCATCTTACAATTTCAATTAGTAGTATCCACGAACGCATCGCTAATGTACCTCAAGCTTTCTTAGAAGCCCTAGATTCCATGGCCTTCAAGCTTGTTATGGGTGGACCAGAGATTCTATCATATGATGATTTGCAAGCAAATGTCACTTGCGAGTCTAATACTGGCTATTATTATCCAACGCAGATTGAGCAGCAATTCATGTATGCCGTGAAGCTGGGGGAGCTTGAAGAAGCACAGCTGATTCTTACCGAGATTATGAATAAAAACTTTGATAATCCTGGCATTTCGGTCTCCCTAACGAAGTGCCTCATGCTCAACTTAGTAACCACCATGATGAAAAGTATTAGCGAAACCGGAGATATTCAGGAAAGCTTTTTTATCCGCAACCCTAAACTGCTCGACCGACTTCTATGCAGTAAAACCGTTCAAGACATGCAGCTCCAGCTCAGTGAGATGCTCGAGCAAGTATGTGCTTACACGTCCGCTAAACGGCAGCATACGATTTCACATACACGACAGAAAGCACTGCAGCAATTAGTAAATGAAGTAACGGCCTACATCGAACATAATTATACAGATGCCAATCTGAATGTCACGATGATTGGCATCCACTTTAACCGCAAAGCCACCTACCTATCGAAGCTATTCAAGGATTATGTGGGAGAGGGGCTGCTCGATCGCATTAATAAGGTCAGAATCGAAAAGTCCAAGCAGCTGCTGGGGCAGCAAGAACAATCGGTAGGCGATGCAGCTTACGGGGTAGGCTTCAATGATA